A window of Terriglobus sp. RCC_193 contains these coding sequences:
- a CDS encoding glycoside hydrolase family 97 protein yields MRPVFTSMLLLACGFALPLAAQETLHSPDGNIAVALTTGSGLGYSITRHGETVIAPSSVGLSFVQEDPLALPRSLSLQHLAVLKTDHRDGVDDYRPVAGKTSHVNDAYREVTIHAQERDGLRRKVDLIIRAYNAGVALRMVLPQQENMTTVHLAGEGTQFLFAGNYKCTGYNPGTVGNSHEGEFDDVDADHIRPHNLYDDPLVCRTGKGTAFAIVESDVDNYPAMYLSGLNDGRLGVQVHLPGRLDGDGVVKTPMTAEGVKTPWRVVMMADRPERLLEANLVEELAAPSRVQDTSWIQPGFSSWDWWSGPNLPGFAGVGLNDATYKQFIDLAQKMHLPYMLIDEGWAKNGKGDGYMLPNVDVTQTNPDVHLPELVAYAKERGVGLWLWLHWKSIDRQMEPAMAWYQQVGIRGIKVDFMDRQDQEIVDFYHRLLTKAADHHLMVDLHGAYPPRGLVRTYPNFLTQEGVMGAEYNKWSRRETAEHNVRLAYTRALTGPMDYTPGGWNNVTAAEFHPQNTAPEVMTTRAQQLAMYVVYTSPFACVSDSPSAYTDAGGKLLPGLEVFAKMPTTWDETRAIGGDFAKWIAVARRSGKTWYVGVMNDGTARDVTLDLSVLHAKELQTYTDGNTPKDLQVGDSKYGALHLAAGGGALLVLQTE; encoded by the coding sequence ATGCGCCCAGTTTTCACGTCGATGCTGTTGCTTGCCTGTGGTTTTGCTCTGCCCCTTGCTGCGCAGGAGACGCTGCACTCGCCCGATGGCAACATTGCGGTCGCGTTGACGACAGGAAGCGGCCTGGGATACTCCATTACGCGCCATGGTGAGACGGTGATTGCGCCTTCTTCTGTTGGCCTGAGCTTTGTGCAGGAAGATCCGCTTGCGCTGCCTCGTTCGCTTTCCCTGCAGCACCTTGCCGTACTGAAGACGGACCATCGCGATGGTGTGGATGACTACCGTCCGGTTGCCGGAAAGACCTCGCATGTGAACGATGCCTATCGCGAAGTGACCATTCATGCCCAGGAGAGAGATGGCCTGCGGCGCAAGGTGGATCTGATCATTCGCGCCTACAACGCGGGCGTTGCACTGCGTATGGTCCTGCCGCAACAGGAGAATATGACAACCGTGCATCTTGCCGGGGAAGGCACGCAGTTCCTCTTCGCGGGTAATTACAAATGCACGGGCTACAATCCCGGCACCGTGGGCAACAGCCACGAAGGCGAGTTTGATGATGTGGACGCTGACCACATTCGTCCGCACAATCTGTATGACGATCCGCTGGTTTGCCGCACTGGCAAAGGCACAGCATTTGCGATTGTCGAAAGCGATGTGGACAACTACCCCGCCATGTATCTCTCTGGCTTAAACGATGGCCGGCTGGGCGTACAGGTGCATCTACCGGGTCGATTGGATGGCGACGGTGTTGTGAAAACACCGATGACCGCAGAAGGCGTAAAGACTCCGTGGCGCGTGGTGATGATGGCGGATCGACCGGAGAGACTGCTGGAGGCTAACCTGGTTGAAGAACTCGCCGCGCCATCGCGTGTGCAGGATACGTCATGGATTCAGCCGGGCTTTTCAAGCTGGGACTGGTGGAGTGGGCCAAATCTGCCAGGTTTTGCCGGTGTCGGTTTGAATGATGCCACGTACAAGCAGTTCATTGATCTTGCGCAGAAGATGCACCTTCCCTACATGCTGATTGATGAAGGTTGGGCGAAGAACGGCAAGGGCGATGGCTACATGCTGCCCAACGTGGATGTCACGCAGACCAATCCGGATGTGCATCTGCCGGAGTTGGTGGCATATGCGAAGGAACGCGGCGTCGGACTGTGGCTGTGGCTGCACTGGAAGTCGATTGACCGCCAGATGGAACCTGCCATGGCGTGGTATCAGCAAGTCGGCATCCGCGGAATCAAGGTGGATTTCATGGATCGGCAGGATCAGGAGATCGTGGATTTCTACCACCGCCTGCTGACCAAAGCCGCAGATCATCACCTGATGGTGGATCTGCACGGAGCCTATCCACCACGCGGATTGGTGCGTACGTATCCAAACTTCCTCACACAGGAAGGTGTGATGGGCGCGGAATACAACAAGTGGAGCCGTCGCGAAACCGCCGAGCACAATGTGCGGCTTGCCTACACACGCGCGCTGACGGGCCCCATGGATTACACACCCGGCGGATGGAACAACGTCACCGCTGCAGAGTTTCACCCGCAAAACACCGCGCCTGAAGTGATGACCACGCGTGCGCAACAACTCGCCATGTACGTGGTCTATACCAGCCCGTTTGCGTGTGTGTCTGATTCTCCAAGCGCCTATACCGATGCTGGTGGCAAGCTGCTTCCCGGACTGGAAGTATTTGCGAAGATGCCTACGACATGGGACGAAACACGCGCGATTGGCGGCGATTTCGCAAAATGGATCGCTGTCGCGCGACGTTCCGGGAAGACCTGGTACGTGGGCGTAATGAACGATGGCACCGCACGCGACGTGACACTGGACCTCTCCGTTCTGCACGCGAAAGAACTGCAGACATACACCGACGGCAACACACCAAAGGATCTGCAGGTCGGCGACAGCAAGTATGGAGCACTGCATCTGGCTGCGGGCGGCGGCGCATTGCTGGTCTTGCAGACGGAATAA
- a CDS encoding transglycosylase SLT domain-containing protein, with product MPNSVAADTMAGVPMIQLPSRIRPLVAIAASACTVFLLGCPQQTATKPPANTTAPALPKTVGGNNAQTAEQTNPRIASLIQQVDRSYRSGVQNYRTGKLDAARNDFDYAVDLMLTSGLDIKSDPTLSDEFERTVDAVNALEMDALKQGNGFSPKQEETPLEAVTDLTFSDATPEQTASLKSTLNTTSDLPLVINPEVAGYINAFANSRSFTAHMRASLERLGKYKDMMQGVLREQGVPQDMIYLAVAESGFQPQALNASSGAGGMWQFMPFKGAYGLERNGYFDERFDPEKSTRAYARYMKGLYDQFGDWYLAMGGYDWGPGNMQRAVQRTGYADYWELYRRNAMPRETKNYVPQILAAILMAKNPEKYGLTDLHPATPVVYDTVTVDYAMDLHLAADITGASMTDLVGLNPALLRLSTPDGTPFDLHIPKGTKDSFNKRIAAIPVEKRSSWRFHEVAAGESLDQVAQLYKVSAADILAANDLPANSAVEEGDDLVIPVVSAASASLHPLQYTTRRGDTLVTVADRFNVTTENLRQWNHLGSSTLPVGRRIYVAEPVRLAPGARGRKTKGAPSKRKATASHATVKKTKSTKKTK from the coding sequence ATGCCCAATTCTGTAGCCGCCGATACAATGGCGGGAGTGCCGATGATCCAGCTTCCGTCCCGAATCCGACCCCTTGTGGCCATCGCGGCTTCGGCATGCACCGTATTTCTGCTGGGATGTCCGCAGCAGACAGCGACAAAACCTCCGGCGAACACCACTGCACCGGCGCTGCCGAAGACCGTAGGCGGCAATAACGCGCAGACTGCAGAGCAAACCAACCCACGGATCGCCAGCCTGATCCAGCAGGTGGACCGCTCCTACCGTAGCGGCGTGCAGAACTATCGCACGGGCAAACTGGATGCGGCACGCAACGATTTTGACTATGCCGTGGACCTGATGCTGACCAGCGGCCTGGACATTAAGTCAGACCCCACGCTCAGCGATGAGTTTGAGCGCACCGTGGACGCGGTCAACGCGCTGGAGATGGACGCGCTGAAGCAGGGCAACGGCTTCTCTCCCAAGCAGGAAGAGACGCCACTGGAAGCCGTCACCGACCTGACCTTCTCAGACGCCACGCCGGAACAAACCGCAAGCCTGAAGAGCACGCTGAATACAACATCGGACCTACCCCTGGTCATTAACCCCGAAGTTGCGGGTTACATCAACGCCTTTGCCAATTCCCGTTCCTTCACGGCCCACATGCGTGCCTCGCTGGAACGTCTGGGCAAGTACAAGGACATGATGCAGGGCGTGCTGCGCGAACAGGGCGTGCCGCAGGACATGATCTATCTGGCCGTGGCGGAATCCGGCTTCCAGCCGCAAGCCCTGAATGCCTCCAGCGGCGCGGGCGGCATGTGGCAGTTCATGCCCTTCAAGGGCGCCTATGGCCTGGAGCGCAACGGCTATTTCGACGAACGTTTTGACCCGGAAAAGAGCACCCGCGCATACGCCAGGTACATGAAGGGGCTGTATGACCAGTTTGGCGACTGGTACCTGGCAATGGGCGGATACGACTGGGGTCCAGGCAACATGCAGCGGGCCGTACAGCGCACCGGATACGCCGATTACTGGGAACTGTATCGCCGCAACGCCATGCCGCGCGAGACGAAGAACTACGTCCCGCAGATTCTTGCCGCTATCCTGATGGCGAAGAATCCCGAAAAGTATGGCCTGACCGATCTGCATCCGGCCACCCCTGTTGTGTATGACACGGTGACCGTGGATTATGCGATGGATCTGCATCTGGCCGCTGATATCACCGGTGCCAGCATGACCGACCTGGTCGGCCTGAATCCCGCCCTCCTGCGATTGAGCACGCCGGACGGCACTCCGTTTGACCTGCACATTCCGAAGGGTACAAAGGATAGCTTCAACAAGCGTATCGCCGCCATTCCGGTGGAGAAGCGCTCTTCCTGGCGCTTCCACGAAGTGGCCGCAGGAGAATCGCTGGATCAGGTGGCGCAGCTTTACAAAGTGAGCGCGGCGGACATTCTGGCGGCAAACGACCTCCCGGCAAACTCTGCCGTGGAAGAGGGCGACGACCTGGTGATCCCCGTGGTCTCCGCCGCCTCCGCCAGCCTGCATCCGCTGCAGTACACCACGCGCCGTGGAGACACGCTGGTAACCGTGGCCGACCGCTTCAATGTGACCACGGAAAACCTCCGGCAATGGAACCACCTAGGCTCCAGCACGCTGCCCGTGGGACGCAGGATTTACGTGGCGGAACCGGTGCGTCTGGCACCCGGTGCTCGAGGGCGCAAGACAAAAGGCGCGCCTTCAAAGAGAAAAGCTACGGCCTCTCATGCGACAGTAAAGAAGACAAAGAGTACGAAGAAAACAAAATAA
- a CDS encoding carboxypeptidase-like regulatory domain-containing protein: protein MFQAHAQAQIAEVASKELPDAPAPQNSSQADQSHRSPAAHLSEGSATLAGTVTDSDGAGIPNATVDLLGEAGEFYKSQTTDEGGVFQFHAIPAGNYRLRVERKGFSQVTSNRLTVAAEESMEAPPIRLPVASDATEITVRPTEVIAEEQIRAQEKQRVFGVFPNFYVSYIWDAAPMNAKQKYKLALHKMFDPMTFVEVSITAGIQQAADIHSDFGDGPEGYGKRWGAQFANGRTSELLSRAVFASIFHQDPRYFYQGSGSTRSRAFHAIGSAFVARSDKGTTMPNYAYLLGNLSSGALSNLYYPSADRGAGLIFQNAAIGIGGRAMQNLIREFVSKQLTTKVPGNGKPASGTP from the coding sequence GTGTTTCAAGCACACGCGCAGGCGCAGATCGCCGAAGTGGCCTCCAAAGAACTACCTGATGCGCCCGCCCCCCAGAATTCCTCACAGGCCGATCAAAGCCACCGATCCCCTGCCGCGCATCTTTCCGAAGGAAGTGCGACCCTGGCCGGAACGGTCACGGATAGCGATGGGGCCGGCATTCCTAATGCTACTGTCGACCTCCTGGGAGAAGCCGGCGAGTTCTACAAGAGCCAGACGACGGACGAGGGTGGTGTCTTCCAGTTTCACGCCATTCCGGCAGGAAACTATCGGCTGCGCGTGGAGCGGAAAGGCTTTTCCCAAGTCACTTCCAATCGCCTTACCGTGGCGGCGGAGGAGTCTATGGAGGCGCCCCCGATACGGCTGCCGGTAGCATCCGATGCAACCGAGATTACCGTGCGACCGACAGAAGTCATCGCTGAAGAACAGATTCGTGCGCAGGAGAAGCAGCGTGTCTTCGGCGTTTTTCCTAACTTTTACGTCAGTTATATCTGGGACGCAGCACCCATGAACGCAAAGCAGAAGTACAAGCTGGCGTTGCATAAAATGTTCGATCCCATGACCTTTGTTGAAGTCAGCATCACCGCCGGGATTCAGCAGGCTGCAGATATCCACTCCGACTTTGGTGATGGCCCGGAGGGATACGGCAAACGCTGGGGAGCCCAGTTTGCAAACGGGCGCACCAGCGAGCTGTTGAGCCGCGCAGTCTTCGCCTCCATCTTCCATCAGGATCCGCGGTATTTCTATCAGGGTTCCGGATCGACCCGGTCGCGTGCTTTTCATGCGATCGGCTCTGCGTTCGTAGCGCGAAGTGACAAAGGCACGACTATGCCGAACTATGCCTATCTTCTAGGCAATCTCAGTTCCGGCGCTCTATCGAACCTGTACTATCCTTCGGCTGACCGGGGAGCGGGGCTGATCTTCCAGAATGCTGCTATCGGAATTGGCGGACGTGCGATGCAGAACCTGATCCGGGAATTTGTCAGCAAACAACTTACAACGAAGGTGCCGGGCAACGGCAAACCTGCTTCAGGGACTCCATAA
- the lpdA gene encoding dihydrolipoyl dehydrogenase — protein MAETLFDVAVIGGGPAGYSCAFRAAQYGLKVALIELSDKLGGTCLHVGCVPTKAMLHSAEIFDHANEATMYGIDGIGNGTVNWPQVLKRKQDIINKHTAGLQYLVKKNKVTLVRGTGKLTGPAKNGVHTVDVEFEGKKQQVQAKKVVLATGSDARMIPGYKPNDKILTNIEILSLDKLPKSLVVIGSGAVGVEFASVFKSFNAEVTIIEMADRLVPVEDADISKEFLRQYKKRGIDSHVSAKVNKIEETKTGVKVHFTTSDGKDNIKEADKVLVAIGRAPRTAGLNLESTKVELDRTAIKVDQYQQTAEPGIYAIGDIVSGLPLLAHSGAMSGAVAAAHIAGKYARPINRLRIPGCTYCEPQIGSVGLSEAAAKAAGHEVKVGKFPLAGNSKATILNAHDGFVKVVADAKYGEILGVHIIGPLATELIAEAVVAMDAEMTVEELMYTVHAHPTLSESLLDGYSAVYGMSLNA, from the coding sequence GTGGCAGAGACCCTCTTTGATGTGGCCGTGATCGGCGGCGGCCCTGCAGGTTATTCGTGCGCATTTCGCGCGGCGCAGTACGGACTGAAGGTTGCCCTGATTGAATTGAGCGACAAACTTGGCGGCACATGCCTCCATGTGGGCTGCGTCCCGACGAAGGCGATGCTGCATTCCGCAGAAATCTTCGATCACGCCAATGAAGCCACCATGTACGGCATCGACGGTATCGGCAACGGCACCGTGAACTGGCCGCAGGTGCTGAAGCGCAAGCAGGACATCATCAACAAGCACACCGCCGGTCTGCAGTACCTGGTCAAGAAGAACAAGGTCACGCTCGTCCGCGGCACAGGCAAACTGACAGGCCCCGCGAAGAACGGCGTGCACACGGTAGACGTGGAGTTCGAAGGCAAGAAGCAGCAGGTGCAGGCAAAGAAGGTCGTTCTGGCCACCGGCAGCGACGCCCGCATGATCCCGGGCTACAAGCCCAACGACAAGATCCTGACGAACATTGAAATCCTCTCGCTGGACAAGCTGCCGAAGTCGCTCGTCGTGATCGGTTCTGGCGCTGTGGGTGTGGAGTTCGCATCTGTCTTCAAGAGCTTCAACGCGGAAGTGACCATCATCGAAATGGCAGACCGCCTGGTCCCCGTCGAAGACGCTGATATTTCCAAGGAGTTCCTGCGCCAGTACAAGAAGCGCGGCATTGATAGCCACGTATCCGCGAAGGTCAACAAGATTGAAGAGACCAAGACGGGCGTGAAAGTTCACTTCACCACCAGCGACGGCAAGGACAACATCAAGGAAGCCGATAAGGTTCTTGTCGCCATTGGCCGCGCACCGCGCACCGCCGGTCTGAATTTGGAGTCGACGAAGGTCGAGCTGGATCGCACCGCCATCAAGGTCGACCAGTATCAGCAGACCGCCGAGCCAGGCATCTACGCCATTGGCGATATCGTCTCCGGTCTGCCGTTGCTGGCCCACTCCGGCGCCATGTCCGGCGCAGTTGCCGCGGCGCATATCGCTGGCAAATACGCGCGTCCCATCAATCGCCTGCGCATCCCCGGCTGCACCTACTGCGAACCGCAGATCGGAAGCGTAGGCCTGAGCGAAGCGGCTGCAAAGGCTGCTGGACACGAAGTGAAGGTGGGCAAATTCCCGCTCGCCGGCAACTCCAAGGCGACGATCCTCAACGCCCACGACGGTTTCGTGAAGGTCGTCGCAGACGCCAAGTATGGCGAGATCCTCGGCGTACACATCATCGGCCCGCTTGCCACGGAGCTCATCGCAGAAGCAGTCGTTGCCATGGACGCCGAGATGACTGTCGAAGAGCTGATGTACACCGTCCACGCGCATCCCACGCTGAGCGAAAGCCTGCTTGATGGCTACTCAGCGGTGTACGGCATGTCGCTGAATGCATAG
- a CDS encoding TA system VapC family ribonuclease toxin translates to MALAILDANLLIYAFNPSDKIHLAALRWLEDMLSGEDVVAIPMLAISALLRVSTHPSLERVPERMKDAERFIDELTALPNVRTLHTDQEHWRHLKLVLRESGVSGARVTDAQFAALALQHDGTLYSTDNDFHRFPRLRWTNPLR, encoded by the coding sequence TTGGCCTTAGCGATTCTGGACGCAAACCTTCTCATCTATGCATTCAACCCATCAGACAAAATCCATCTCGCTGCGCTGCGATGGTTGGAAGACATGCTTTCGGGGGAAGATGTTGTCGCGATTCCAATGCTCGCCATCTCAGCCTTACTGCGCGTATCCACACATCCAAGTCTGGAGCGAGTTCCTGAGCGAATGAAGGACGCTGAGCGATTTATAGATGAGTTGACCGCATTGCCAAACGTTCGCACATTACACACAGACCAGGAGCATTGGCGCCACTTAAAACTGGTACTCAGAGAGAGTGGCGTTTCCGGTGCCAGGGTGACCGATGCGCAGTTTGCAGCTTTGGCACTGCAACACGATGGAACACTTTACTCGACGGACAACGACTTCCATCGCTTTCCTCGTCTTCGCTGGACAAACCCTCTGCGATGA